The Haloimpatiens massiliensis genome contains a region encoding:
- a CDS encoding DUF5661 family protein: protein MFNMETLIRQKNSFTSEEAMEIAEQLGIDFSKERFDLEEFRMGLNTELEHGEKYFPTNVTQDDPITTGKIALAHLREFPDYYTRLAKLEAEAKTYWGIP from the coding sequence ATGTTTAACATGGAAACACTTATTAGGCAAAAAAATAGTTTTACATCCGAAGAAGCAATGGAAATTGCAGAGCAACTTGGCATTGATTTTTCTAAAGAAAGATTTGATTTAGAAGAATTCCGAATGGGTTTAAACACTGAACTAGAACATGGGGAGAAATACTTTCCTACTAATGTTACACAAGATGATCCTATCACTACAGGTAAAATTGCTCTAGCACACCTAAGAGAATTTCCTGATTACTATACTAGACTTGCAAAACTTGAAGCAGAAGCAAAAACATACTGGGGTATACCATAG